In Halarcobacter bivalviorum, a genomic segment contains:
- a CDS encoding 5'-nucleotidase — MGYDLEKKLVIAISSRALFDLENENEIFEKKGLDEYYKHQIEKEDELIEKGTGFRLVKNLLKINEDFPNDKQVEVIILSRNNAATSLRITKSIEKYGLDIARSAWSGGNDIAKYLKPFKVDLFLSANELDVQNAINEGIAAARILPYKNEEDEYSNQVKIAFDGDAVLFSEESEIIYKTQGLEAFLEYEKKNASNALQSGPFAQLLRVISNIQSKYPQEQTPIRTALITARNSPAHERVIRTLSQWGVRLDESFFLGGVDKYEVVEAFGADIFFDDQDVHLESTSKKTPSAKVPYHDDSILKKI, encoded by the coding sequence TTGGGTTATGATTTAGAAAAAAAATTAGTAATAGCAATCTCTTCAAGAGCCTTATTTGATTTAGAAAACGAGAATGAAATTTTTGAGAAAAAAGGACTTGATGAATATTATAAACATCAAATTGAAAAAGAGGATGAGCTTATTGAAAAAGGAACAGGTTTTAGACTTGTTAAAAATTTACTAAAAATAAATGAAGATTTTCCAAATGATAAGCAAGTTGAAGTAATTATTCTTTCAAGAAATAATGCAGCAACTTCATTAAGAATTACAAAATCAATTGAAAAATATGGCTTAGATATAGCTAGATCTGCTTGGAGTGGGGGTAATGATATTGCAAAATATTTAAAGCCTTTTAAAGTAGATTTATTTTTATCAGCTAATGAGTTAGATGTTCAAAATGCAATAAATGAAGGAATTGCAGCAGCAAGAATTTTGCCTTATAAAAATGAAGAAGATGAGTATTCAAATCAAGTTAAAATTGCATTTGATGGTGATGCCGTACTCTTTTCAGAAGAATCAGAAATTATCTATAAAACTCAAGGGTTAGAAGCTTTTTTAGAGTATGAAAAGAAAAATGCAAGTAATGCTTTACAATCAGGACCTTTTGCACAATTATTAAGAGTTATCTCTAATATTCAATCAAAATATCCTCAAGAGCAAACACCTATAAGAACAGCATTAATTACAGCAAGAAACTCCCCTGCACATGAAAGGGTAATTAGAACACTTTCTCAATGGGGAGTAAGACTTGATGAATCTTTCTTTTTAGGAGGAGTAGATAAGTATGAGGTTGTGGAGGCTTTTGGTGCTGATATTTTCTTTGATGACCAAGATGTTCATTTAGAGAGTACTTCTAAAAAAACACCAAGTGCAAAAGTACCATACCACGATGATTCCATACTAAAAAAGATATAA
- a CDS encoding SixA phosphatase family protein, whose amino-acid sequence MKKLYIIRHAKSDWSNPNLDDFDRPLNKRGKKNAPFMADILRQKNANPDLIIASPAYRTKKTAEIIKKHIAYKSPILYDEHLYEASLKTILEVINFIDDDYDTVFLVGHNPGLNMLGFYLVDFNENIPTCGILEIEFDCDSWREVNKKRAKLLSFDYPKKKY is encoded by the coding sequence ATGAAAAAGCTATATATAATAAGACATGCAAAATCTGATTGGTCAAATCCTAATTTAGATGATTTTGATAGACCTTTAAACAAAAGAGGTAAAAAAAATGCCCCTTTTATGGCTGATATTTTAAGACAAAAAAATGCTAATCCTGATTTAATAATTGCAAGTCCTGCTTATAGGACCAAAAAAACAGCAGAAATCATAAAAAAACACATTGCTTATAAGTCTCCTATTCTTTATGATGAACATCTTTATGAAGCCTCTTTAAAGACTATTCTCGAAGTTATAAATTTTATAGATGATGATTATGATACAGTTTTTTTAGTAGGTCATAATCCAGGTTTAAACATGCTTGGATTTTATTTAGTTGACTTTAATGAAAATATTCCAACTTGTGGAATATTAGAAATAGAATTTGATTGTGATAGCTGGCGAGAAGTAAATAAAAAAAGAGCAAAACTCCTCTCTTTTGATTATCCTAAAAAAAAGTATTAA
- a CDS encoding DUF134 domain-containing protein produces the protein MAREKLQRKLELKPVSKYFGPKDFKATQDVILLHEELEAIHLMDSFCMYQEDAAKKMNVSRATFARIIKSARKKISLALITGSNIKVHEIKNEFHIAVCSNSNTELDYADATAKYIWIYFIKDYKLKSSNCINNPMYENEEEAACNVLPDILYDYKTNYFLLENIDYDLKISLIAKGIYPILQEEITEDKLVDIFQ, from the coding sequence ATGGCTAGAGAAAAACTTCAAAGAAAACTTGAATTAAAACCAGTGTCCAAGTACTTTGGACCTAAAGATTTCAAAGCTACGCAAGATGTAATTTTACTTCATGAAGAGCTTGAAGCTATCCATTTGATGGATTCATTTTGTATGTATCAAGAAGATGCTGCAAAAAAAATGAATGTATCAAGAGCTACTTTTGCAAGAATTATCAAAAGTGCAAGAAAAAAAATCTCACTTGCTTTGATTACTGGAAGTAATATCAAAGTACATGAAATTAAAAATGAATTTCATATTGCTGTATGTTCAAATAGCAATACAGAATTAGATTATGCAGATGCAACTGCAAAATATATCTGGATCTACTTCATTAAAGACTATAAATTAAAATCTTCTAACTGTATTAATAATCCAATGTATGAAAATGAAGAAGAAGCAGCTTGTAATGTTTTACCAGATATTTTGTATGATTATAAAACAAACTACTTTTTACTTGAAAATATTGATTATGATTTAAAAATTTCTTTAATTGCAAAAGGTATTTATCCTATTTTACAAGAAGAAATCACTGAAGATAAACTTGTAGATATATTTCAATAA
- the htpX gene encoding zinc metalloprotease HtpX, translated as MEQIKTVFLLTLLTVLFVFIGYSFGGSNGMLIAFLLAGGMNFYAYYYSDKQVLKHYNATPIEDSSHPVYRITQKLVQKANLPMPKVYLIPDHTPNAFATGRNHENAAVAVTMGLYEMLNEEELEGVIAHELSHIKHYDILIGTIAAVFAGAIAMIANMMQFGAMFGGNNRQGAHPIVMIIMAIILPLAASIIQMTVSRSREYMADEGAARMTKNPAGLQSALAKLENYARRGHEIHNATEQTAHMFIVNPFSGKKTSFGDFFRTHPTTEDRIARLEELKYEIQ; from the coding sequence ATGGAACAAATTAAAACAGTATTTTTATTAACTCTTCTAACAGTATTATTTGTATTTATAGGATACTCTTTTGGTGGTTCAAATGGAATGTTAATTGCATTTTTACTAGCAGGAGGAATGAACTTTTATGCATACTACTATTCAGATAAACAAGTATTAAAGCATTATAATGCAACGCCAATAGAAGATAGCTCTCATCCAGTATATAGAATTACACAAAAACTTGTACAAAAAGCTAATCTTCCAATGCCAAAAGTCTATTTAATACCAGACCATACACCTAATGCTTTTGCTACAGGAAGAAACCATGAAAATGCAGCAGTTGCAGTTACCATGGGTTTATATGAAATGTTAAATGAGGAAGAACTTGAAGGGGTAATTGCCCATGAGTTATCTCATATAAAACATTATGATATTCTTATTGGTACAATAGCTGCAGTTTTTGCAGGAGCAATTGCAATGATTGCAAATATGATGCAATTTGGTGCAATGTTTGGAGGGAATAATAGACAAGGAGCTCATCCAATTGTGATGATTATTATGGCTATAATTTTACCTTTAGCAGCTTCAATAATACAAATGACAGTTAGTAGAAGTAGAGAATATATGGCAGATGAGGGTGCAGCAAGAATGACTAAAAATCCTGCTGGTTTACAAAGTGCTTTAGCAAAATTAGAAAATTATGCTAGAAGAGGGCATGAAATTCATAATGCAACAGAGCAAACAGCTCATATGTTTATTGTAAATCCTTTTTCAGGTAAAAAGACTTCATTTGGGGATTTCTTTAGAACGCATCCTACAACTGAGGATAGAATAGCTAGATTAGAAGAGTTAAAATATGAAATTCAATAA